The Akkermansia sp. RCC_12PD genome contains the following window.
CGCCCATTCGTTTTACGGAACAGATGCGACTAATACCCGGGGATCCGGCGGGCAGGCTACCCTTCCCCTGTTTGTCTTGCATCGCGCGGGGTTTACCATGCCTCCTTGGTCGCCCTCGGAGCGGTGAGCTCTTACCTCCCCTTTTCACCCTTGCCTGAACGGGGGAAACCCCGTCCCGGCGGTTTGTTTTCTGTGGCACTTTCCGTCCGGGAACCCTTGGGAGGTTCCCGTCTCCCGCTTTCACGGGACACGCTGCCTTGTGATGTCCGGACTTTCCTCTATCCCGGTCCGAAAACCGGAACAGCGACCACCCGGACCTGATCGGCACGGACTACATACGCTTTCGGGAAAGTCCGGTAAAGCCCAAAGAAAAAAACGGAGCATTTTTTTGACGCCGGCCTTTCCGGACCTGGCACTTTCCTCCGCTCCATCCCCGTTTTCCAAAAAATCCATCCGGAGGAAGCCTTCGTAAGATCGTTTCCTCCTTTCATCGTAAAGGCCGGAATTCCCGTATTCCCGCATATCCGGAGAGTGTGCGGACTTCTCCTCCGTCCCTCCTGAAAAACTTGGAGGCGAAGCGTTCTTCATCGGCGCCTTTCAGACTCCTCTTCCTTCCCCACTTGCGGCGGAATGTGAGACAAAGGAAAAAGCGGCCACAGGATATTTCCCGTGACCGCTCCAACTTACTACCTATGAAAACCAGCTTCGTCCGTTGCTCCTGAAAAGCTCTCTCCTTCCTCTCAGGCGGACTTTGCCGATAACCCCGGCAATATACTTCCCTGCCGCAGAAAATCAATCCTCATTCTGGTCCGTAACGCCTTTCCGTCCGGAGAACCGCAGTACAGTCGGCTTTACTGCATGGTTTCTGCCGAAGGGACGGCTTTTCTTCCCCTCCGCCCATTCCGCTCCGGGCTCCCGGCCCTTCTAATTGGCTTGATTCGATGCCCGATACAGGGTAGTTCTTCCGGGACAGAAAAGCTCATGAACCTTCACTCCCGTTCCATTTCTTCCCTGCAAGGGGTACTGACCGTACCCGGAGACAAGAGCATCTCCCACCGCGCCGCCATTCTGGGCGGCCTGGCGGACGGAGTGACGGAAGTAGACAACTTCCTGTGCAGTGAGGACTGCCTGAACACCCTGCGCGCCATGGAACAACTGGGAGCGCGGGTGGAGGTGCTGGAGAGCCGGGAAGGCTGCGGCCCCGTGCGCTTCCGCATCACGGGCGTGGCCATGCGGCCCCATTCTCCCTCCCGTCCCATTGATTGCGGGAATTCCGGCACGGGCATGAGACTGCTGGCCGGCATGCTGGCTGCCTGCCCATTTGATTCCGAGATGTTCGGGGACGCCTCCCTGAGTTCCCGCCCCATGGGCCGCATCATGAGCCCTCTGGAACAGATGGGAGCAAAAATTGAGGCCCGCGGAAGCAAACCCGGGTGCGCCCCGTTGTTCATCCATGCGGGACACGTCCGCCCCATCTCCTACACTCTTCCCATGGCGAGCGCCCAAGTGAAAAGCGCCATCCTGCTGGCCGGCATGTTTGCCGAGGGCATCACCACCGTCATCCAGCCTGCCGTCACGCGCGACCACACGGAACGCCTGTTCCGCCATTTCGGAGTTCCCTGCTCCGTGGACGGCCTGGTTGTCAGCACGGAAGGCCCCGCCCTTCCCCGCGCCCATGATCTGACGGTTCCGGCAGACATCTCTTCCGCCGCCTTCTGGATGGTTGCCGCCGCCACCCGCCCCGGCTCCCGTCTGACGCTGCGCCAGGTAGGGCTCAACGAGAGCCGCTGCGCCGTCATCAGCGCCCTGCGGCGCATGGGCGCGCAAATGGACATTGTGAAAACCTCTCCGGAAGATGCCGGGGAACCCTACGGAGACATCACCATCTACGGCGCCGACTCCCTCCATGGCACCGCTCTTTTGCCGGAGGAAATCCCCAACCTGATCGATGAAATCCCCATTCTCGCCGTAGCGGGAGCCTTGTCGGACGGCGACCTTGTCGTCCGCAACGCCCGTGAACTGCGGGTGAAGGAGACGGACCGGATCGCCACCACGGCGGCCAACCTCCGGGCCATGGGCGCGACTGTTGAAGAATTTGACGACGGAATGATCGTCCGCGGCGGCGCGGACCTGAAAGGTGCGGAACTGCCCAGCTACGGAGACCACCGGATCGCCATGAGCTTCCTGGTGGCGGGATTCAGCGCCTGCGGGGAAACCGTCCTGACGGATGCCGGATGCATTAATACGTCCTACCCCGGATTTGATCGGGATTTAAGCCAATTCCTCCAATAACCGGCGGAAAACGTTTATGGGGGCTTCACTTAACCATTTGCCGCCTCTGACCATCCATTTCACCATGGGAGGATAGCCGGATTAAGAAACTCCGGCCTTCCTTCCTCCTTTCCCATTCCGCTCTCCAACGCCCTTTCCCTGGAAAGTGAGCTTGTAAATCTGTTGTTAAAAACTTTCCTTATTCCTTCATGAAAAGGAGGATATTTCCCTCCTTCACCAGGTTTCAAGTCGAGTTCTCTCTTGCCAGATCACTTTTCATCCGCCATAATAAAAAAAGCATATGAACACTTTTGTCTCTCTTTGTCTCATTGGCGGCCTCGGCATCGGGTCCCTCTGCTCTGCCCAGCAGGTCATGGATAACGATGCCAAGAAGAAGGTTATCAAGGATTTGGATAACCTTTTGGCGCTGAACAGATCCGCAGAAACCAAAGTGATCAATGCGGCTATCAGCAGGCTTTCCGCCGCAGGCCGGGACCCCAATGCCGCCTACGATTTGCTGATCCAGTCCAAGAAGCTTCTGATGGAAGCGGAAAAGGAAAAGGACCGCCAGCAGGGCAAAAGCGCCAAAAACGCATCTAATGCCCTGAAAGACTGGATGGACCGTGAAGCCAAGAAATACCAGGACAAAAACTCCCGCAAGGGGTTGATGCTTCAATACCAGTGGGGCGTTCTCGTACTCAAGGCCCGCCTGAAGGAGAACATGATGAAAGCCACTTCCACAGGCAGTGTGGAAGAAGAAATTCTGGACGTTACGGAATTCCAGAAGCCGGCCATGGATCTGTTGAATGCCTACATTTCCGCCTGTTCAGATCCCGACTTCGTGGACCCTTCCTCTTCATCCAAGAATAACAATGGCGGAGGTGCGGGCCGGGCCGGCGCGCGCATTGCGGAGCAATCCGTGCTGGGCACGGAAGTGGGCGAAGCTCTCGGCATCGCCAGCATGTCGTCCCGGGCATTTCCGGACTCCATGAAAAACCGGGATGAAATTTTTGAAAAACTCTTCTTCGTCGGCTACCGGAAGACGCGGAATCTGGCTGCATTAAGGGCGGCGTGGAGTAAACGGATCGCTATGGAAACGCTTCTCGGCAAGGTGAGCCATGCCATTTCCTCCGGTAAAAAGTCCGGGATGCAGGGCCGCATCGCCTCCGCCTCGGAAGAAGAATTCGACGAACGGGATTTATCCCTGCTTGACCGCCTGCGCTGGCGCTGCGAGCTGGACTGCTTTGAACTCGGGGACCAGGCGAACGCCACCCGGAACATGATGGCGCTGATCAAGAACACGGTGGACCCCGTCCGCCGGGAACAGGGCATCAGGACTCTCCGGGACAAGCTCATCCAGAGTATGCGGAAAATGATTCCAGGCGCAGACGGTGAAATGGCCGCATCGGACCCTTCTTCCGCCGCGCCGCGCTCTGCCGCACCCCGTCCTCCCGCCAGGCGGACTCCTTCCACTACGATAACGACGAGTCGGGAAATGGACGATCCGGGTGCCATCGGCACGGACGTTCCCAGACCGCCCAAACCGGACCCCGCCAAGAGCGACGATTTTTTTGAAGACGTCTGAACCGTCTTCATTCTGGAAATGCTGTCCTGCGGAGGCGTCGGCGTACACGGAATGCGCAGAGCATTCTTGACGTTCGGCGTCTCCGTTTTACTATGAGAGCCATGTATCAGCCATTTCAATTTTTCATGCCCGCCCAGATCTTCTTTGGCGCGGGATGTCTGGACCAGCTTGGCACGGCTCCCCTCCCCGGCTCCAAGGCTCTGATCGTCATCGGCGGAACGTCCGTCAGGCGTCTCGGCTATTTGGACCGCGTACAATCCCTGCTGAAGCAGCAGGGCGTGGAAAGCGTCGTCTTCGACAAAGTGCAGCCCAATCCGGTGGTGGAACATGTAATGGAGGCCGCCGCCCTGGCGAAGGAAACGGGGTGCGACTTCGTAGTCGGCCTTGGCGGCGGCAGCAGCATGGACTCCGCCAAAAGCATTGCCGTGATGGCCTCCAATCCGGGAACGTATTGGGACTACATTCAGGGGGGCTCCGGCCTGGGACTTGAAATACCCAACCAGCCCTTGCCCATTGTCTGCATCACCACTACGGCGGGCACGGGAACGGAAGCGGACCCCTGGACGGTCATCACCAAGGAGGACACGCAGGAGAAAATCGGCTTCGGCTACCGGGGAACCTTCCCCACCATGTCCATTGTGGACCCGGAACTCATGCTCTCCGTTCCTCCCAAATTGACCGCCTACCAGGGGTTTGACGCCCTGTTCCACGCCGTGGAAGGATACATGGCAAAGGTGGCCTCCCCCATGAGCGACATGTTCGCCCTCCAGGCCATCGAATACATTGCCAAATACCTTCCCCGCGCCGTGGACAACGGGCAGGACTTGGAAGCGCGTGCCTATGTCGCGCTGGCCAATACCTATTCCGGCTTTGTGGAAACCATCTCCTGCTGCACCTCTGAACATTCCATCGAGCACGCCCTGAGCGCCTACCATCCTTCCCTGCCCCACGGAGCGGGCCTGATCATGATCTCCTGGGCCTACCATGAAGCCTACGCCCCCAGCTGTCCGGAACGGTACGCCAGAGTGGCCGCGGCCATGGGCATGGAACCCTCCGTGGACGGTTTCCTGAACGGCCTCAACAAGCTCAAGGAAGCCTGCGGCGTGGACAAGCTGAAAATGTCCGACTTCGGCATCACTCCGGATTTGTTTGAGGAATACGCCGGAACAGCCTTTTCCACCATGGGGGGCCTGTTTGAGCTGGACCGCTGCAAATTCACCACGGCGGACGTCGTGAGCATCCTGGAAAAGTCCTATTCATAAGCACGGAATTTTCGCCGCCGTTCCTTGTGATTGACTTGCTTCAGGATAATATGCAAGTATCCGGGCCGTCCGCTTCCCTGGCGGGCGGCTTTTTATTTTTTCACTCCTTTTTTTCTCCATGTCCCTTCCCCTCCTCATTACCGGAACCATCGGCATTGACACCATCATTACTCCCCGCGGCCGGGCGGAAGGGGTGTTGGGCGGCTCCGTCTCCTTCGCCGCCGTAGCCGCCCTGCTGTTTGCAGACCGGGTGGATGCCGTCAGCATCATTGGAGAGGATTTCCCCGTTCATTATGAAGAGGCCCTGGCCGCCAAGGGGCTGTGCATGGACGGAGTAGAGCGCAAAAAGGGTCCTTCCTTTGCCTGGACAGGGGAGTATTTCGACAATATGAACAAGCGCAGGACGGTCTGCGCCAACGATTCCGTGATGCTTGACTGGCAAGTAAACGTACAGGAAGCCCTGCGCAGCCATCCCGTGCTGGTTTGCTGCTGCATGGTTCCCGCCCAGCAGCTCAAGTGCATGGAACAGTGCCCGGACGCCTCCCTGGTGCTTTCCGACTCCATGGACAAGTGGCTGCGGCGCCAGCCGGAACTGCTGGACGCCGTCATCTCCCGCTCCCATATCACCATGATGAACGAGGACGAGGCCAAGGAATACGCCGGCGCCTCCACCATTCTGGAAGCCGGGGAATTCCTGCTTTCCAGGGGTGCCACCTACGCCGTCGTGAAGCAGGGCGAATACGGAGCCACCCTCATCGGCCGCGAAAAGGACGGCCGGACCAGGATTTTCCGCTGCCCGGCCTATCCTCTGAAAACGCTTGTGGACCCCACCGGGGCCGGAGACACGTTCCTGGGCGCTCTGGCCGGCTATCTGTCCACCCTGCCGGAGGGACTGCCTTCCTTCGAGGATATGAAGCGCGGCATTGTGTACGGCACGGTGGCCGCCTCCTTCACGTGCGAATCCTTTTCCGCAGACGCCCTGCTTTCCATGACTCCGGAAACGTTCCGCGGACGCCTGGCGGAATACACGGAAATGTGCAGTATCCCTGCCGCGTGCAATTCTTGGATTTAAGCGTTTCCGTCCATGAAAAAAACCGGCGCGGACAGGCACGCCGGGGTTTTGAAAGGGGAATCAACCTGCAAGGTGGAGGACAGGCTACATATCCTGAAGGCCGAATTTGAGCTCGGCTTCCGAAACCACCTGCCCGTTGACCAGGCAGCGCCCGGTAGCCTGCCCGATATTGCCGCGCATCTTGACAAGTTCCGCTTCAATGATCAGGGAATCTCCGGGGACGACGGGATGGCGGAACTTCACCTTGTCCGCACTCATGAAGTAGCCGATCTTGCTGGCGTTTCCAGGCTGGCGCAGCATGAGGATGGAGGCCACCTGCGCCATGGCTTCCACCTGGAGCACGCCCGGCATGACCGGATGGCCCGGGAAGTGGCCCTGGAAGAAGAGCTCGTTCATGGTGAGGTTTTTCAGGCCGCGGCACTTGGTTTCCCCCTCAAAGCCCACAATGCGGTCCACCATCAGGAAAGGATAGCGGTGGGGCAGCAGGCTCATCACTTCATTGATGTCCAGCACGGCGTCCCCGTACGGCACGTTGACGGGGTTGGGCATAAGCTGAAGATTGCGCTTGTGCTCCTTCTTGAGTTTGGCGGTGAGTTCCGTATTCGGGCCGTGCCCCGGCTTGATGGCGATCACGTGGCCCAGGATGGGCTTGCCGCACAGGGACAGGTCCCCGATGAGGTCCATGGCCTTGTGCCGGGCGAATTCGTTGATGAAGCGCATGGGCTCCTTGCTCATGAGCTCCTCCCCGCGGATGACCACGGCGTTTTCCAGGCTGCCGCCCTTGATCAGCCCTTTTTCCAGCAGCGGCTTGATGTCCTCGTAAAACGTGAAGGTGCGTGCGGGGGCCAGTTCCTTTTCATAAGTCTCCGGTGTGATAACGGCGTCAAAATACTGCGTAATGCGGTTTTCCGGCCCCACGCAGGTGACGGAAACGCGGAACTGCTTGGAAGGCAGAATGGTCAGGATGGAGCCGCCCCGGGTTTCAATGGTCACGGCCTCTCGCACTTCCAGATAGCGGCGCGGGGCGTCCAGTTCCACAATGCCGGCGCTTTTGATCAATTCCACGTAGGGAGCGGAAGAGCCGTCGCCGATGGGGGGTTCGTTGGCATCCATCTCAATGACGGCATTATCAATGCCCATGCCCGTCAGGGCGGAAAGGATATGTTCCACGGTGTGCACCTTTACGGAACCTTCCGCCAGGCTGGTGGCCCGTTCGACGGTCTGCACTTTTTCCACGTCCGCATTGATGAAGGGCTGGTCAGGCAAATCCACGCGGCGGAACTTGATGCCGAAGTCGGCGGCGGCCGGCTTCAGGGTCAGGGTGACGGGTTGTCCCGTATGCAGAGAAGTTCCGGCCAGGGAGGCCGGAGAGCCGACAGTTCTTTGGTTTCCACATGCCATGCGGAAATGCTAGTGAATGAGACCCTGTTTGAAAAGCACGAAATCACCGATTTTCCTGTAAATTCAAGCTTTCCAGCGTGTCATCGGAAAAAGGGCGGAAAAAGGGCGCTTGAAAAAGCCCCTCTCTCCCATTAGTCATGACTCATGCACATCACGGACGGTTCCGGCACTTGCGGCATATCCCGCGCATTCATCCTCGGCGCCGGGCTGGGCACTCGCCTGCGGCCCCTGACCGGCATGCTGCCCAAGCCGCTGATTCCCTTCTTTCATGAACCGCTCGTCCTGCACGCGATGCGCCGCTGCCACGAATGCGGCATCCGTGAATTCATCATCAACACCCACCATCTGGCGGACGCGTGGGACAGGGTTTTTCCGGAACGCTCCTGGAACGGCTGTCCCGTGCATTTCAGTCATGAGGCCGTGCTGCTGGATTCCGGCGGCGGCGTCAAGAAAATAGAACCCTGGGCCGCTGCGGACGAACCGCTTCTGGTGATGAACGGGGACACCGCCGCCACCTTCGACCTGCGCCGCGTGATAGCCGCCCACATGGAACGCCGCCCTGCCGTTACCCTGGCGCTCCGGACGGACGGAGACAAGCGGAACGTGGGGTTTGACGCCTCTTCCGGCCTGGTGACGGATATGAGGCACGCGCTGGGGCGGGATCTGGGAACCTGCCAGTTCACCGGAGCGTACTGCATGGAGCCGGAAGTGTTCGGACGCATCCCCGCGGACGAGGCCGTTTCCATCATTCCCGTTTTCCTGGACTACATCCGGGAAGGCCGCCTGCACGGCATTCTGGCGGACGATGGCCTGTGGATGGACATGGGAACGCCGGAATCCTACCTTCAGGCCCATTTGGACTTTTCCTCCCCCCTTCCGCGCATTCATCCGGAAGCGGTAATCTCCCACGGGTCTTCCGTGGACTCCGCCTGCGTGATCGGCCCCGGTGCCATTGTGGAGGAAGACTGCCGGCTGAATGGCTGCATCGTCTGGCCCGGGGCGCTGGTGCCTGCGGGAACCCGCGCGGAACGCCGCATTTTTTATCTTTCCCACTGATTGATCCGATGAAGAATATTCTCCGCCTTCTTGCCCTGCTCCTGTGCGTTTCCGGCCTTGTTCACGCGGAACACCGCGTTTTTACGAAAAAGGACGGCTTCCTCTCCATGAG
Protein-coding sequences here:
- the aroA gene encoding 3-phosphoshikimate 1-carboxyvinyltransferase, whose product is MNLHSRSISSLQGVLTVPGDKSISHRAAILGGLADGVTEVDNFLCSEDCLNTLRAMEQLGARVEVLESREGCGPVRFRITGVAMRPHSPSRPIDCGNSGTGMRLLAGMLAACPFDSEMFGDASLSSRPMGRIMSPLEQMGAKIEARGSKPGCAPLFIHAGHVRPISYTLPMASAQVKSAILLAGMFAEGITTVIQPAVTRDHTERLFRHFGVPCSVDGLVVSTEGPALPRAHDLTVPADISSAAFWMVAAATRPGSRLTLRQVGLNESRCAVISALRRMGAQMDIVKTSPEDAGEPYGDITIYGADSLHGTALLPEEIPNLIDEIPILAVAGALSDGDLVVRNARELRVKETDRIATTAANLRAMGATVEEFDDGMIVRGGADLKGAELPSYGDHRIAMSFLVAGFSACGETVLTDAGCINTSYPGFDRDLSQFLQ
- a CDS encoding PfkB family carbohydrate kinase — translated: MSLPLLITGTIGIDTIITPRGRAEGVLGGSVSFAAVAALLFADRVDAVSIIGEDFPVHYEEALAAKGLCMDGVERKKGPSFAWTGEYFDNMNKRRTVCANDSVMLDWQVNVQEALRSHPVLVCCCMVPAQQLKCMEQCPDASLVLSDSMDKWLRRQPELLDAVISRSHITMMNEDEAKEYAGASTILEAGEFLLSRGATYAVVKQGEYGATLIGREKDGRTRIFRCPAYPLKTLVDPTGAGDTFLGALAGYLSTLPEGLPSFEDMKRGIVYGTVAASFTCESFSADALLSMTPETFRGRLAEYTEMCSIPAACNSWI
- a CDS encoding bifunctional UDP-3-O-[3-hydroxymyristoyl] N-acetylglucosamine deacetylase/3-hydroxyacyl-ACP dehydratase, which codes for MACGNQRTVGSPASLAGTSLHTGQPVTLTLKPAAADFGIKFRRVDLPDQPFINADVEKVQTVERATSLAEGSVKVHTVEHILSALTGMGIDNAVIEMDANEPPIGDGSSAPYVELIKSAGIVELDAPRRYLEVREAVTIETRGGSILTILPSKQFRVSVTCVGPENRITQYFDAVITPETYEKELAPARTFTFYEDIKPLLEKGLIKGGSLENAVVIRGEELMSKEPMRFINEFARHKAMDLIGDLSLCGKPILGHVIAIKPGHGPNTELTAKLKKEHKRNLQLMPNPVNVPYGDAVLDINEVMSLLPHRYPFLMVDRIVGFEGETKCRGLKNLTMNELFFQGHFPGHPVMPGVLQVEAMAQVASILMLRQPGNASKIGYFMSADKVKFRHPVVPGDSLIIEAELVKMRGNIGQATGRCLVNGQVVSEAELKFGLQDM
- a CDS encoding iron-containing alcohol dehydrogenase; its protein translation is MYQPFQFFMPAQIFFGAGCLDQLGTAPLPGSKALIVIGGTSVRRLGYLDRVQSLLKQQGVESVVFDKVQPNPVVEHVMEAAALAKETGCDFVVGLGGGSSMDSAKSIAVMASNPGTYWDYIQGGSGLGLEIPNQPLPIVCITTTAGTGTEADPWTVITKEDTQEKIGFGYRGTFPTMSIVDPELMLSVPPKLTAYQGFDALFHAVEGYMAKVASPMSDMFALQAIEYIAKYLPRAVDNGQDLEARAYVALANTYSGFVETISCCTSEHSIEHALSAYHPSLPHGAGLIMISWAYHEAYAPSCPERYARVAAAMGMEPSVDGFLNGLNKLKEACGVDKLKMSDFGITPDLFEEYAGTAFSTMGGLFELDRCKFTTADVVSILEKSYS
- a CDS encoding nucleotidyltransferase family protein, whose amino-acid sequence is MHITDGSGTCGISRAFILGAGLGTRLRPLTGMLPKPLIPFFHEPLVLHAMRRCHECGIREFIINTHHLADAWDRVFPERSWNGCPVHFSHEAVLLDSGGGVKKIEPWAAADEPLLVMNGDTAATFDLRRVIAAHMERRPAVTLALRTDGDKRNVGFDASSGLVTDMRHALGRDLGTCQFTGAYCMEPEVFGRIPADEAVSIIPVFLDYIREGRLHGILADDGLWMDMGTPESYLQAHLDFSSPLPRIHPEAVISHGSSVDSACVIGPGAIVEEDCRLNGCIVWPGALVPAGTRAERRIFYLSH